A region from the Triticum urartu cultivar G1812 chromosome 1, Tu2.1, whole genome shotgun sequence genome encodes:
- the LOC125528187 gene encoding GDSL esterase/lipase At5g45910-like produces the protein MRSSAVAVPVPVRRQLLPCLALLLLAGAASAQAQKYNAVFNFGDSITDTGNLCTSGKPTAITFTQPPYGETYFGTPTCRCSDGRVIVDFLSTKFGVPFLPPSKANGTDFKQGANMAITGATAMDAPFFRGLGLSDKIWNNGPISFQIQWFQQITATVCGNDCKRYLRDSLVVFGEFGGNDYNAMLFGNYNPDQASRYTTKIVNTIIRGVEKVVAMGARDVVVPGVLPIGCFPIYLTVYGTNSSADYDSLGCLRKFNDLSTFHNNLLQAKIARLRKRYGRAARIMYADFYSAVYDMVQNPSKYGFNAVFEACCGSGGGKYNYANRARCGMPGAAACANPADHLSWDGIHLTEAAYKHISDGWLNGPYSSPPILHT, from the exons ATGAGGTCGTCGGCGGTGGCGGTGCCAGTGCCGGTGCGGCGGCAGCTGCTGCCATGCTTGGCCCTGCTGCTTCTTGCGGGTGCGGCGTCCGCCCAGGCCCAGAAGTACAACGCGGTGTTCAACTTCGGCGACTCCATCACTGACACGGGCAACCTGTGCACGAGCGGGAAGCCGACGGCGATCACCTTCACGCAGCCGCCCTACGGCGAGACCTACTTCGGCACCCCCACCTGCCGGTGCTCCGACGGCCGCGTCATCGTCGACTTCCTCA GCACCAAGTTTGGGGTGCCGTTCCTGCCACCGTCCAAGGCGAACGGCACGGACTTCAAGCAGGGCGCGAACATGGCCATCACGGGGGCGACGGCCATGGACGCGCCCTTCTTCCGCGGCCTCGGCCTCTCGGACAAGATCTGGAACAACGGGCCCATCAGCTTCCAGATCCAGTGGTTCCAGCAGATCACCGCCACCGTGTGCGGGAACGACTGCAAGCGGTACCTGCGGGACTCGCTGGTGGTGTTCGGCGAGTTCGGCGGCAACGACTACAACGCGATGCTGTTCGGCAACTACAACCCGGACCAAGCGAGCCG GTACACGACCAAGATCGTCAACACCATCATCAGGGGCGTGGAGAAGGTGGTGGCCATGGGGGCCAGGGATGTGGTGGTGCCCGGGGTGCTCCCCATCGGGTGCTTCCCCATCTACCTCACTGTCTACGGCACCAACAGCAGCGCCGACTACGACAGCCTCGGCTGCCTCCGCAAGTTCAACGACCTCTCCACGTTCCACAACAACCTGCTCCAGGCCAAGATTGCCCGCCTCCGGAAGCGCTACGGCCGGGCGGCGCGGATCATGTACGCCGACTTCTACTCCGCCGTCTACGACATGGTCCAGAACCCAAGCAAATACG GTTTCAACGCGGTTTTCGAGGCGTGCTGCGGCTCCGGGGGAGGCAAGTACAACTACGCCAACAGAGCGCGGTGCGGGATGCCGGGCGCGGCGGCGTGCGCCAACCCGGCCGACCACCTCAGCTGGGACGGCATCCACCTCACCGAGGCAGCATACAAGCACATCAGCGACGGCTGGCTCAACGGGCCCTACTCCAGCCCGCCCATCCTCCACACATAa
- the LOC125528197 gene encoding F-box protein At5g62510-like: MAKRSRKKKEQPAAAAESLPEDLLVEVLARVPYRSLCCFKCVSKAWRALCSDPGLPKRSPQALSGFFCYARSDWNNELCFRNLSGRGRPLVDPGLPFLRGAWDGGVQTVDCCGGLLLCKCWKISSATSSGADTEFVVSNPATEKWTVLPANEELLQERNIIRLAFDNSTRPLPPASPCSCSCGATGSPEWRSSHRKPEGGLPRRANGATTLAWLIMMVPSLSSSVARCI; this comes from the coding sequence ATGGCAAAGAGGTCcaggaagaagaaggagcagccggcggcggcggcagagagCCTCCCCGAGGACCTCCTCGTCGAGGTCCTTGCGCGGGTGCCCTACAGATCGCTCTGCTGCTTCAAGTGCGTGTCCAAAGCATGGCGCGCCCTCTGCTCCGACCCCGGCCTCCCGAAGAGGTCGCCGCAGGCCCTGTCGGGCTTCTTCTGCTACGCTCGCAGCGACTGGAATAACGAGCTCTGCTTCCGCAACCTGTCGGGCCGAGGCCGGCCCCTCGTCGACCCCGGCCTCCCTTTCCTGCGCGGCGCGTGGGACGGGGGCGTCCAGACCGTGGACTGCTGCGGCGGCCTCCTCCTCTGCAAGTGCTGGAAGATATCGTCTGCCACCAGCTCCGGCGCCGACACAGAGTTCGTTGTGTCCAATCCAGCTACGGAGAAGTGGACTGTCTTGCCTGCTAACGAGGAGCTGCTTCAGGAGAGGAACATCATCCGTCTGGCTTTCGACAATTCGACCCGGCCGCTCCCTCCCGCTTCGCCGTGTTCGTGCTCGTGCGGGGCGACGGGATCACCAGAGTGGAGATCTTCTCATCGGAAACCGGAAGGTGGGCTTCCAAGGAGAGCGAATGGGGCGACCACACTAGCGTGGTTGATCATGATGGTTCCGTCTCTCTCTTCTTCGGTGGCGCGCTGCATCTAA